Part of the Cupriavidus basilensis genome is shown below.
TTCGAATCTTTCGGATGGCCGGGCTCCGGCCACAAAAATATACTGGCCGGCAGCCCCAAGCCATCGATGTTGGCGTTCTCCGCCTCTTGTCGAGCAGGCGGCGGCACACAAGAACGAAAGACCGGAGACACCGTGAAATCCATCCAGGCCCGCCTGCGCCTGCTCGCCTTGTGCGGCAGCGCCCTTAGTTCCCTGATTTCCCTGACAGCCTCCGCGCCCGCGCTGGCCCAGCCGGACCCGTATCCCAGCAAGCCTGTCACCATCGTGGTGGCATTCGCGCCCGGCGGCATGACCGATATCGTGGGGCGTTTGCTGGCGGCCGAACTGTCGCAGGCGTTCAAGCAGAGCTTTGTGGTGGAGAACCGTCCCGGCGCCGCCGGGCAGATCGCGACCGAGTATGTGGCGCGCAAGCCCAACGATGGTTATACGCTGCTGCTTAGCGCGACCGGCCATGTGATCGGGCCGGCCGTGCAGAAGAACGTGCGCTACCAGCCGGTGAAGGATTTCGAGCCGATCGCATTGATCGCCAAGGCGCCGAACATGCTGGTGGTGAACCCATCGGTGCCGGCCAAGACGTTGCCGGAGTTCATCAAGTGGGCTAGATCGCAGCCCAGCGTGCCGTATGGCTCGGCCGGGGTCGGCGGCTCCACGCACCTTGCCGGCGAGTTGTTCCGGCAAGTGGCGGGCGTGCCGCTGGTGCATGTGCCGTACAAGGGCGCGTCGCCGTCGACCAACGATGTGGTGGCGGGGCAGATTCCGATGGTGTTCCAGGATTCCATGAGCGTGTCGGCGTTTATCGCGGCCGGCAAGCTGCGCCCGATCGCGGTCACCAGCGCGGAGCGCAGCAAGCTGTTTCCCGATCTGCCGACCATTGCCGAAGCCGGTTTCAAGAACTATGACCTCTACACCTGGCTGGGTCTGTACGCGCCAGCCGGCACGTCGCCGGAGATCGTGGCGCGACTGAACCTGGAGGCCAACCGCATCATGAGCTCGCCGGAGATGGCGGCCAAGCTGCGCAAGCAAAGCGCCGAAGCCGCGGGCACGCTGGGGCCGGCGGAATTCCGCAAGTACGTCGAGGCCGAGGTGGCCAAGTGGCAGCGCACTGTGCAGGTTACCGGCGTGAAGGTGGACGAGTAGGTGGGCGGCCAGGTGAACGAGCCGGTGAACGAGCCGGTGAGCGAGCCGGTGAACGAGCAAGGGCGGAGCCATGTCGATGCATAACGAATCTTCCACGCAGCACGCCCAGGGCGCGGACGCCTTCTACTTCGGGCAACTGGCCCAGGGCCGCTTCGTCATTCCCCGCTGTGCGGATTGTGGCCGGTGGCACTTCTTTCCACGCGTGCTTTGCCCGCACTGCGGCTCGGATGCGCTGGAATGGCTTGCGCCTTCGGGGCGCGGCACCGTGTACGCCACCACCACGGTGCGCCGCAGGGAGGGCGACTACAACGTCTGCCTGGTCGACCTGGACGAAGGGCCAAGGATGATGAGCCGCA
Proteins encoded:
- a CDS encoding tripartite tricarboxylate transporter substrate binding protein — its product is MKSIQARLRLLALCGSALSSLISLTASAPALAQPDPYPSKPVTIVVAFAPGGMTDIVGRLLAAELSQAFKQSFVVENRPGAAGQIATEYVARKPNDGYTLLLSATGHVIGPAVQKNVRYQPVKDFEPIALIAKAPNMLVVNPSVPAKTLPEFIKWARSQPSVPYGSAGVGGSTHLAGELFRQVAGVPLVHVPYKGASPSTNDVVAGQIPMVFQDSMSVSAFIAAGKLRPIAVTSAERSKLFPDLPTIAEAGFKNYDLYTWLGLYAPAGTSPEIVARLNLEANRIMSSPEMAAKLRKQSAEAAGTLGPAEFRKYVEAEVAKWQRTVQVTGVKVDE
- a CDS encoding Zn-ribbon domain-containing OB-fold protein, with the protein product MHNESSTQHAQGADAFYFGQLAQGRFVIPRCADCGRWHFFPRVLCPHCGSDALEWLAPSGRGTVYATTTVRRREGDYNVCLVDLDEGPRMMSRITGVAPDAVRIGMRVQVQVAHEEAGPLLVFTPGETQ